In Aquincola tertiaricarbonis, the genomic stretch CTATCGAAGAAATTTCGAAAAGAGGCTGCGAAACGCCAAATCAACTTACTCGGCAGCGTCGGTGGCTTCTTCAGCCACGGCGGTGTCGGGACGGTCGACCAGCTCGACGAAGGCCATCGGGGCGTTGTCGCCCACGCGGAAGCCCATCTTCAGGATGCGGGTGTAGCCGCCCGGGCGCGCCTTGTAGCGCGGGCCGAGTTCGTTGAACAGCTTGGTGACGATGTCGCGATCACGGGTGCGCGAGAAAGCCAGGCGGCGGTTGGCCAGCGTGGGTTCCTTGGCCAGCGTGATCAACGGCTCGACGACGCGGCGCAGTTCCTTGGCCTTCGGGACCGTGGTCTTGATGGCTTCGTGCTGCAGCAGCGAGTTGGTCATGTTGCGCAGCATCGCCTGGCGATGCGCGCTGGTGCGGTTGAGTTTGCGGAGTCCGTTGCGGTGACGCATGGTGCTTTCCTTTCTTTATTGAACCCCGGCCGTGTCAGGTACCGGGGGTTGCACA encodes the following:
- the rplQ gene encoding 50S ribosomal protein L17; translated protein: MRHRNGLRKLNRTSAHRQAMLRNMTNSLLQHEAIKTTVPKAKELRRVVEPLITLAKEPTLANRRLAFSRTRDRDIVTKLFNELGPRYKARPGGYTRILKMGFRVGDNAPMAFVELVDRPDTAVAEEATDAAE